The Shewanella halotolerans region CCAGCTTATATTGCGCTTGCACATCCTTGAGCTGGGCGATCACCAGAGGCTCTGTCTCGGCAGGGCGGCCCTCGACCAGCCACTGCTTGAGCATCTTGCTGCTGGCCAGCTGTTCGGCGGCGTTCATCAGGGTGGCGATATCCATCTCCACCTTGTTGCGGATCGCCTGCAAGGTGTTGGGCAGCTCGGAGGTGAGCATGCGCTGCTCGACGACTTCCTTGGCGCTACGTTGACTCAAGACACCCACGAGCACGGTCGACAGCAATACCGCGACGGTAACCGTGAGTAAGATCTTCTGCTTGATGGTGAGCATGTTTAGTTTCATCGTTTATGACTCGCATCTACTCTGTCCGAGCATGCCTCGGATGTGTGAATACTAGATTATTAAGGTTAGTCGTTGTTTTCTAAACACGCTAAACCATTGAACTTTTTGAGGGCAGGAGGATCCTTTAGGATCACTTAGTGCGTCTTGGTAACGCTTGTAGGTATGGCGCCATTATGGTGGCCTGGGATGTTAAGCGCAAGTAAAAACGCGCCCTAAGGCGCGTTTGAATCTGTCTGTTTGCCGAGCAACAAGGCCAGGCTTACATGTTCGGGTAGTTAGGTCCGCCGCCGCCCTCTGGGGTGACCCAGGTGATGTTCTGGCTTGGATCTTTGATGTCACAGGTCTTACAGTGGATGCAGTTCTGGCCATTGATGACAAACTTCTTCTCGCCCGCTTCTTCCACCACCTCATACACACCCGCCGGGCAGTAACGTTGGGCCGGTTCGTCGAACTTGACCAGGTTCACCTCGATAGGGATACGCTCGTCTTTGAGACGCAGGTGACACAGCTGATCTTCCTCGTGGAAGGTGTTCGACAGGTAGACGGAGGAGAGCTTGTCGAAGCTGAGCTTACCGTCAGGCTTAGGATAATCTATCTTGCTGTAGGCGCTGACCTCGGCCATCTGGGCATAGTCGGCCTTTTCATCCCGCAGGGTGATAGGGAACTTGCCGCCAAACCAGTTCTGGTCGATATAGTTGAAGGCGCCGCCCAGGTAGGCTCCGAACTTGTGCATCGCCGGGCCGAAGTTGCGTGAGCAGTAAAGCTCATCCTGCAACCAGCTCTGTTCGAATTTCTCCTGGTAGCAGTCGAGATCTTTACCGCCTTCTACGCCGGCATGTAGGGCGTGGCAGATGGTTTCGGCCGCAATCATGCCGCTCTTCATCGCCGTGTGGGTGCCTTTGATCTTAGCGAAGTTCAGGGTACCTGCGTCACAACCTATGATCAGGCCGCCAGGGAAGCTCATCTTAGGCAGCGAGTTGAGGCCACCCTTGGTGATGGCGCGGGCGCCATAGCAGAGACGTTCACCGCCCTGTAGGTACTGGCTGATCACTGGATGTGTCTTGTAGCGCTGGAACTCATCGAAGGGGCTCAGATGTGGGTTTTGATAATTGAGATCTATGATGAGACCCACGGCGATCTGGTTGTCTTCCATATGATAGAGGAAGCCGCCGCCCGAGGCGCCGTCTGTCAGTGGCCAGCCACCTGTGTGGACCACTTTACCCTGCTGGTGTTGCTCGGCGGGGACCTTCCAGATCTCCTTGAAGCCCAGGCCGTAGTGTTGCGGCGTCTTGCCGTTGTCCAGGTGGAACTTCTCGATCAGCTGCTTGCCCAGGTGGCCGCGGCAACCTTCGCTAAATACAGTGTACTTGGCGTGCAGTTCCATGCCCGGTTCATAGCTGTCTTTTGGCTGGCCATCGGCGCCGACGCCCATGTCGCCTATGATGATCCCCTTGACGCTGCCATCTTCGTTAAACAGCAGCTCGCTGGCGGGGAAGCCAGGGAAGATCTCGACGCCCAAGGCCTCGGCACGCTCGGCCAGCCAACGGGCCAGGTTGCCGACGCTGATGATATAGTTGCCATCGTTGTGCATCGTCTTAGGGATAAAGGCATTGGGCATGGCACGTGAGGCCGAGTCTGAGCTAAGCATAAACAGCTCGTCATGGGTCACGGCCGTGTGTAGCGGTGCACCTTGCTCTTTCCAGTCACCAAATAGTTCGTCGAGCACCTTAGGTTCGAACACGGCACCCGAGAGAATGTGCGCGCCCACTTCCGAGCCTTTCTCGACCACACAGACACTGAGCTCCTGGCCGGCGTCTTGTGAGATTTGCATTAGTCGACATGCGGTAGCCAGACCAGCAGGGCCTGCGCCAACGATAACGACGTCGAACTCCATCGATTCGCGTTCCATCACTTCACCTCTTTTAGCTTTCCCCCGATTGAAACGGGTGTTTTATTCTTTGCATCCACCTTACCCTAAAATGGCTAAATGGCACAGAGTTTAAGCAGTCAGGATAGACTAATTGATGGTATTTATCTTCGTGAGCGGTGTCACATTATGTTAACGCCCGATTGATCTTAAACAAAAAACGGGAAGTTTCTGCTATAAAACCCGGTCTATATCGGCCTATAATTGAGAAACGACGGTTCTCCGAGCTTTCTCTCCTACGTCCACAGATAGGGAGATTAAGCCGTGGCAATAGTGCCACCGGGGTGAGGAAAGAAATTGACTCACCTCCCCTTACTTGGAAAGGTGATCATGTCTCAACTACAAGACAATTTTGGTCGAAGATTTCACTATTTACGGATGTCGGTAACCGATGTCTGTAACTTCAAATGCACATATTGCCTCCCAGATGGTTATCGCCCCGACGGTAAGCCTAAGTTTTTAGATCTCAACGAGATCGAGAATCTAGTGGGCGCCTTTGCCGAGGTCGGCACCCAGAAGATCCGCATCACGGGCGGCGAGCCCACGCTGCGTAAAGATTTTACCGATATCGTGCGTATCGTCGCCGATAACGACAAGATCAAGACACTGGCGACCACCACCAATGGTTATCGTCTGCAGAAGCATGCCAAGGAGTGGTTCGATGCCGGTCTGAGACGGATCAACGTCTCGGTAGACAGCCTGGATCCACGCATGTTTTATCAGATCACCGGCGAGAATAAGTTCGACGAGGTGATGCGTGGTGTCGATGCCGCACTGGAGGCGGGGTTCGAGCGGGTGAAGATCAATGCCGTGCTGCTCAAGGGCTTAAACGACAAAGACTTGCCGCGCTTCCTGCACTGGATCAAGCACACCCCAATCGACCTGCGTTTCATTGAGCTGATGGAAACCGGTCTGGGACGCGAGTACTTCAAGACTCACCATCTGGCGGGCGCCGACATCAAGTCGCAGCTAATTCAGGATGGTTGGCAGTTGGATCAGTCTGCGGTCGACGATGGCCCGGCGCAAAACTTCAGCCATGACGACTTCAAGGGACGCATAGGGCTTATCATGCCCTACGAGAAGAACTTCTGCGCCAGCTGTAACCGCCTGCGTGTCTCCGCCAAGGGGAAACTGCATCTCTGCCTCTTCACCGAGCACGGTGTGGATCTAAGGGATCTGTTGCAGTCCCATGAGCAGCGCGCTGAGCTGATCGAACGGCTCCATGGCCAGCTGAGGGCGAAGAAGGAAACCCACTTCCTCCACGATGGCATCACTGGCGTAACGCAGCATCTGGCGTCTATCGGCGGCTAGAGGGCTTGCGCTAGCGCAAGAAGTTGCGTACGCCGTGTGGGTATACTCTGCCCATATTCCTGTCGGCGCATCTGATAATCGCTAACAACACCAAGAGTGAAGAGAGACGTTATGGGTCATTGCACTAGAACTCAATTTGAACCGCTCAATATCGCGGTATTAACCCTGTCCGACTCACGGGATCTGAGTCAGGACACCTCGGGACAATTTTTACAAGACGCCTTGTTAGAGGCAGGGCACAAGCTGGCGGAGCGCCGCCTGATTAAAGATGACAAGTATCAGATACGTTCGGTATTGTCTCAGTGGATCGCATCGAATGATGTGCAGGTGATCATCACCACGGGCGGCACAGGCTTTACCGAGCGCGACAATACGCCCCAGGCGGTCAGACCGCTATTTGATCGCGAGATTGAAGGCTTTGGCGAGCTGTTCCGTCATATCACCTATACCGAGTTGGGCACCTCGACGGTGCAGTCCCGCGCCCTGGGTGGCTTCGCCAACAAGACCGCCATCTTCTGTCTGCCGGGCTCAACCGGTGCCTGCAAGACGGGCTGGAACAAGATTTTAAGAGAACAACTGGATGCCACTCACAGACCCTGTAACTTTGTGATGCACGTGAAGAAGGTAGCAATTGATGAGTAGTGAATTTACCCATATTAATGCCGATGGCAATGCCCACATGGTTGATGTCACCGAGAAGGCGGTTACCGAGCGCGAGGCCCGCGCCGAAGCCTTCATCGAGATGGCGCCCGAGACGCTGGAGATGATCATGAGCGGCAGCCACCACAAGGGTGATGTGTTCGCTACGGCCCGTATCGCGGGGATCCAGGCGGCGAAGAAGACCTCAGATCTCATCCCGCTGTGCCACCCCCTGATGCTGACCAAGGTCGAGGTGGATCTCGAGGCGCAGCCTGCACACAACCGCGTGCGTATCACCAGCCTGTGTAAGCTGTCGGGTAAGACAGGTGTCGAGATGGAGGCGCTCACTGCGGCCTCGGTGGCGGCGCTGACCATCTACGACATGTGCAAGGCGGTGCAGAAGGATATGGTGATCTCCCAGACACGCCTACTGGAGAAGCGTGGCGGCAAGTCGGGACATTTCAAGGTTTAGTTCAAGGTTTTAGCCAAGGTTTAAGCGACAAGTATTTAGGGTAAAGATTATGATAAATGTGCTGTTTTTCGCCCAGGTGCGCGAACTATTAGGTGAGAGCACCATAGAAGTCGAGGCCAGCGAACAGACCACCACAGCCGAAGGCTTGCGTGCCTTGCTGGCGGCCAAAGATGACAAGTGGGGCAAAGTATTGGCTTCCGACAAGCTACTGGTGGCGGTCAATCAGACCATCAGCAGCTGGGATACCCAGGTCGAAGACGGCGACGAGGTCGCCTTCTTCCCCCCAGTCACCGGAGGTTAAGATGAGCCAAGCGATCGATCGGGTATTGGTGCAGACCCAAGACTTTAGCGTTCCGGATGAATACGCCCGTATCGCCGCGGACGACAGCGACGGCGCCGTGGTCACCTTCGTGGGTAAGGTACGCGACTTCAACGATGGTAGCGCAGTCACAGATCTGACCCTGGAACACTATCCAGGCATGACAGAGGCGGTGCTGAATCAGATTGCTGCCGAGGCAAGAGAGCGCTGGCCGCTCACCCATGTGACCATCATTCACCGGGTCGGCACCATGGCTTTGGGCGAGCAGATCGTCTTCATCGGTGTCACAAGTGCCCATCGCAAGGCGGCGTTCGCGGCCTGTGAGTTTTTGATCGATTTCCTCAAGACCAAGGCGCCATTCTGGAAGTTAGAGGCGGGCGATCAGGGCAAGAATTGGGTAGAGGCCAAAGATGCCGACGACCAGGCAGCCAAGATGTGGGAAAAGCAGTAAGCCGGGACGAGTGCCCGGTTGATGAGGGTTGAAATGGATTTACTCAGAGGTTTTGTCTTAGGCTGCCTGCTGCTGTTGGGAGTAACCCCAAGCTGGGCGGCCGAGGTGCCGGCAATCGCCGCCGCCTCCAACATCAAGTTTGCCCTGGATAAGATCGCCGCCGACTTTACCCAGGATACGGGCAAGCGGGTGCGCATCTCCTATGGCTCCTCGGGCAACTTTGTGGCGCAGCTGCGTCACGGCGCACCGTTCGAACTTTTTCTGTCGGCAGACGACAAATATATCTATCAATTACATAAGCTTGGTGTAACTCAGAGCGACGGTGAAATCTACGCCATAGGGCGTCTGGCGCTGGCGGCGCCTAAGCGTTCGCCTTTGAGCCTAGATGCCGAGCTTGTCGGCGTGAAGCGCTTGCTTGAGCAGGGGGAATTGAAGCGTTTTGCCATCGCCAACCCAGATCACGCCCCCTATGGTGAGCGCGCCCGGGAGGCACTGCAACATCTGGGACTCTGGCAACCCCTGCAGCCTTATCTCATCTACGGCGAGAATGTGTCTCAGGCGGCGCAGTTTGCCCTGAGCGGTTCCACCGATGGCGGCATCGTCGCCTTGTCGCTGGCGATGGCGCCTCAGTTTCGCGCCGCCAGCCACTATGTGGCGCTACCGAGTGAGTGGCATTCGCCCATGAATCAGCGCATGGTGCTCACGCCTAAGGCGGGGGAGACCGCCAAGGCCTTCTATGCCTACCTGTCGCAGGCAAAGGCGAGGGCGGTATTCCTCGAGTTTGGCTTCGGCCTGCCCGCTGACAGCCAGGGTGATGAAGTCGCTGATGCTGCTAACAAGCCGGCCGGAGCTCACTGATGGATTGGCAGGCGCTGCTGCTTTCGATCAAGTTAAGCTGTGTCACTGTGCTGGTGTTGATCCCCTTTGCCATCTGGGCCGGTCGCTTCCTGGCGTACCGTCAGTTTAGGGGTAAGTCCTGGCTGGAGGCGCTGATCATGGTGCCTCTGGTATTGCCGCCGACGGTGATCGGCTACTACCTGCTGGTGGGGCTGGGTAGCCAATCCTGGCTGGGCCAGACGTTAGAAGCCCTGCTGGGTCAGCAGCTGGTATTCCATTTCTCGGGCCTGGTGGTGGCCTCAGTGCTGGTCAATATTCCCTTTGCCATACAGCCGATACAGCGCGCCTTCGAGTCAGTGCCCGAAGAGGTACGTGACGCCGGTGCCTGCTGCGGTATGAGCCCCGCCAAGGTGTTGTTTAAGATAGAGCTGCCCCTGGTGTGGCCCGGTGTGCTGACCGCGCTGGTGCTCTGTTTCTCCCATGTGCTGGGCGAGTTTGGTGTGGTGCTGATGATGGGCGGCAATATCGCCGGCGAGACCAAGACGATCGCCATCTCCATCTATGACAGTGTGCAGGCGTTCGATTTCGCCGCCGCGGGGCAGATGTCACTGCTGCTCCTGCTGTTTGCCATCACAGCGCTGGCGCTCACCACGAGTCTGTCCCGTCGATTAGGAGGCGTGAGTGTCTCAAGACGTCGCTGATCTCAGTTGTAAGATCTTCCAGCAAGAGGGGATCGCGCTGGACGCCGAGTTTGTCTGCAAGGCAGGCGAAGTGCTGGCGGTTGTCGGCCCCTCGGGCGGCGGTAAGTCGACCCTGATGCGGATGATCGCCGGCCTGACCAAGCCTGAGTCGGGCGAGATTCGCTATGGTGACAGCGTCTGGTTCAGCAGCGAGAGCGGCCGTTATCTTACGCCTCAGCAACGCCATCTTGGCTATGTACCGCAGCATTTTGGCCTGTTTCCTAACATGACGGCGCTGGCCAACGTGGTGGCGGCGCTGGATCATATTCCTAAGGCAGAGCGTGTCGCACGGGCCAAAGACTGGCTCGAGCGGGTGAATCTTCACGGCCTGCCGGATCGCCTGCCAGCCAACCTGTCCGGTGGTCAGCGTCAGCGGGTGGCCCTGGCAAGGGCCCTAGCCCGTGAGCCAAGAGTCCTGCTGCTGGATGAGCCTTTCTCCGCCGTCGACAGGGAGACCCGCGAGCGTCTCTATCTGGAGCTGGCCCGGCTCAAGGAGCAGCTGGCGATCCCT contains the following coding sequences:
- the moaB gene encoding molybdenum cofactor biosynthesis protein B, coding for MGHCTRTQFEPLNIAVLTLSDSRDLSQDTSGQFLQDALLEAGHKLAERRLIKDDKYQIRSVLSQWIASNDVQVIITTGGTGFTERDNTPQAVRPLFDREIEGFGELFRHITYTELGTSTVQSRALGGFANKTAIFCLPGSTGACKTGWNKILREQLDATHRPCNFVMHVKKVAIDE
- the modB gene encoding molybdate ABC transporter permease subunit: MDWQALLLSIKLSCVTVLVLIPFAIWAGRFLAYRQFRGKSWLEALIMVPLVLPPTVIGYYLLVGLGSQSWLGQTLEALLGQQLVFHFSGLVVASVLVNIPFAIQPIQRAFESVPEEVRDAGACCGMSPAKVLFKIELPLVWPGVLTALVLCFSHVLGEFGVVLMMGGNIAGETKTIAISIYDSVQAFDFAAAGQMSLLLLLFAITALALTTSLSRRLGGVSVSRRR
- the moaC gene encoding cyclic pyranopterin monophosphate synthase MoaC → MSSEFTHINADGNAHMVDVTEKAVTEREARAEAFIEMAPETLEMIMSGSHHKGDVFATARIAGIQAAKKTSDLIPLCHPLMLTKVEVDLEAQPAHNRVRITSLCKLSGKTGVEMEALTAASVAALTIYDMCKAVQKDMVISQTRLLEKRGGKSGHFKV
- a CDS encoding ABC transporter ATP-binding protein → MSQDVADLSCKIFQQEGIALDAEFVCKAGEVLAVVGPSGGGKSTLMRMIAGLTKPESGEIRYGDSVWFSSESGRYLTPQQRHLGYVPQHFGLFPNMTALANVVAALDHIPKAERVARAKDWLERVNLHGLPDRLPANLSGGQRQRVALARALAREPRVLLLDEPFSAVDRETRERLYLELARLKEQLAIPVIMVTHDLNEALLLADRMILISQGTLLQQGSPREVLSRPRNEAVAKQMGLRNLFDAHVVAQEAERQITWLRFGEHLIAGNYCDQLAIGAKVRWVIPNQGVRFNSITKGRLCRSFNKLSITIESCLSMGETMRILASIKGVKHHLNAEVPLHFAQKMGLAPGVETEVALKSELIHILEND
- the modA gene encoding molybdate ABC transporter substrate-binding protein, translated to MDLLRGFVLGCLLLLGVTPSWAAEVPAIAAASNIKFALDKIAADFTQDTGKRVRISYGSSGNFVAQLRHGAPFELFLSADDKYIYQLHKLGVTQSDGEIYAIGRLALAAPKRSPLSLDAELVGVKRLLEQGELKRFAIANPDHAPYGERAREALQHLGLWQPLQPYLIYGENVSQAAQFALSGSTDGGIVALSLAMAPQFRAASHYVALPSEWHSPMNQRMVLTPKAGETAKAFYAYLSQAKARAVFLEFGFGLPADSQGDEVADAANKPAGAH
- a CDS encoding electron transfer flavoprotein-ubiquinone oxidoreductase gives rise to the protein MERESMEFDVVIVGAGPAGLATACRLMQISQDAGQELSVCVVEKGSEVGAHILSGAVFEPKVLDELFGDWKEQGAPLHTAVTHDELFMLSSDSASRAMPNAFIPKTMHNDGNYIISVGNLARWLAERAEALGVEIFPGFPASELLFNEDGSVKGIIIGDMGVGADGQPKDSYEPGMELHAKYTVFSEGCRGHLGKQLIEKFHLDNGKTPQHYGLGFKEIWKVPAEQHQQGKVVHTGGWPLTDGASGGGFLYHMEDNQIAVGLIIDLNYQNPHLSPFDEFQRYKTHPVISQYLQGGERLCYGARAITKGGLNSLPKMSFPGGLIIGCDAGTLNFAKIKGTHTAMKSGMIAAETICHALHAGVEGGKDLDCYQEKFEQSWLQDELYCSRNFGPAMHKFGAYLGGAFNYIDQNWFGGKFPITLRDEKADYAQMAEVSAYSKIDYPKPDGKLSFDKLSSVYLSNTFHEEDQLCHLRLKDERIPIEVNLVKFDEPAQRYCPAGVYEVVEEAGEKKFVINGQNCIHCKTCDIKDPSQNITWVTPEGGGGPNYPNM
- the moaD gene encoding molybdopterin synthase sulfur carrier subunit — encoded protein: MINVLFFAQVRELLGESTIEVEASEQTTTAEGLRALLAAKDDKWGKVLASDKLLVAVNQTISSWDTQVEDGDEVAFFPPVTGG
- the moaE gene encoding molybdopterin synthase catalytic subunit MoaE, with the translated sequence MSQAIDRVLVQTQDFSVPDEYARIAADDSDGAVVTFVGKVRDFNDGSAVTDLTLEHYPGMTEAVLNQIAAEARERWPLTHVTIIHRVGTMALGEQIVFIGVTSAHRKAAFAACEFLIDFLKTKAPFWKLEAGDQGKNWVEAKDADDQAAKMWEKQ
- the moaA gene encoding GTP 3',8-cyclase MoaA; its protein translation is MSQLQDNFGRRFHYLRMSVTDVCNFKCTYCLPDGYRPDGKPKFLDLNEIENLVGAFAEVGTQKIRITGGEPTLRKDFTDIVRIVADNDKIKTLATTTNGYRLQKHAKEWFDAGLRRINVSVDSLDPRMFYQITGENKFDEVMRGVDAALEAGFERVKINAVLLKGLNDKDLPRFLHWIKHTPIDLRFIELMETGLGREYFKTHHLAGADIKSQLIQDGWQLDQSAVDDGPAQNFSHDDFKGRIGLIMPYEKNFCASCNRLRVSAKGKLHLCLFTEHGVDLRDLLQSHEQRAELIERLHGQLRAKKETHFLHDGITGVTQHLASIGG